The Cucumis melo cultivar AY chromosome 6, USDA_Cmelo_AY_1.0, whole genome shotgun sequence genome includes a region encoding these proteins:
- the LOC103496198 gene encoding uncharacterized protein LOC103496198 isoform X1 — protein sequence MQANAVSDCDISEDDEFDSIEEVSEGKEELQLNLRPERLKGIRGKAKPKFMFHSQRKEQSCSVICEDRLCSASISKVHSLSETFDAITSRTDKYPTECLEDLVEEFDDQFDVGPALNCGNTESSISELLDGLKDKNSSLGGVTNGVANLGGECSQLLRTGLLLHNRYRTDSEDSPISVDDESASDHEVNDQKLKLAGLCTKEQSITDRFEEALVAACMDAERTIGVPNPLGIGLFGKLQRVMQSEKELEINFLNGVDCSTIPNGCIDVKILSRYLDAKLTVCSCLFIDMERSLLQSGDESIATEGEKMTVIFSPRVCSNVELEVGNIIRVNPPWKEVPVDDAHNIILSTYFTQLTCDLQKECCILA from the exons ATGCAAGCGAATGCAGTTTCTGACTGCGACATCTCCG AGGACGATGAGTTTGATTCAATTGAAGAAGTTTCCGAGGGAAAG GAAGAACTTCAGCTCAATTTAAGACCGGAAAGGCTCAAAG GAATAAGAGGCAAAGCCAAACCTAAATTTATGTTTCATTCACAGAGGAAAGAACAATCATGCTCCGTTATTTGTGAGGATAGACTCTGCTCGGCATCCATATCCAAGGTTCATAGTTTATCTGAGACCTTTGATGCCATTACATCTAGAACTGACAAGTATCCAACAGAATGCCTCGAAGATTTGGTGGAAGAATTTGACGACCAATTTGACGTAGGACCTGCACTGAACTGTGGAAATACTGAGAGTTCAATTTCTGAGCTTTTAGATGGCCTTAAAGATAAGAATAGTTCACTGGGTGGAGTCACGAATGG GGTAGCCAACTTGGGGGGAGAATGCTCCCAATTGTTGAGAACAGGGCTCTTGTTGCATAATAGATATAGGACTGACAGTGAAGATTCCCCTATATCCGTGGATGACGAATCAGCAAGTGACCATGAG GTCAACGATCAGAAGTTGAAACTTGCTGGCCTATGCACAAAGGAGCAATCAATTACAGATAGATTTGAGGAAGCTTTAGTTGCTGCATGTATGGACGCTGAAAGGACTATCGGGGTGCCAAATCCACTAGG AATTGGCTTATTTGGAAAGCTGCAGCGAGTCATGCAGAGTGAAAAAGAACTAGAGATCAATTTCTTGAATGGGGTAGATTGCAGCACAATTCCAAATG GCTGCATTGATGTAAAGATCCTATCAAGATACTTGGATGCGAAGTTAACAGTATGCTCTTGCCTCTTTATAGACATGGAG CGCTCTCTGTTGCAAAGTGGTGATGAATCCATTGCAACTGAAGGTGAAAAAATGACTGTTATTTTCAGCCCACGTGTTTGCAGCAATGTTGAACTCGAAGTTGGAAACATAATTCGAGTCAATCCCCCATG GAAAGAAGTTCCGGTTGATGATGCTCACAATATTATCTTGTCAACATATTTTACCCAACTCACTTGTGATCTTCAGAAGGAATGTTGCATATTGGCCTGA
- the LOC103496198 gene encoding uncharacterized protein LOC103496198 isoform X3: MQANAVSDCDISEDDEFDSIEEVSEGKEELQLNLRPERLKGIRGKAKPKFMFHSQRKEQSCSVICEDRLCSASISKVHSLSETFDAITSRTDKYPTECLEDLVEEFDDQFDVGPALNCGNTESSISELLDGLKDKNSSLGGVTNGVANLGGECSQLLRTGLLLHNRYRTDSEDSPISVDDESASDHEVNDQKLKLAGLCTKEQSITDRFEEALVAACMDAERTIGVPNPLGIGLFGKLQRVMQSEKELEINFLNGVDCSTIPNGCIDVKILSRYLDAKLTVCSCLFIDMEYGETKRHLAVVSVAYPVC; this comes from the exons ATGCAAGCGAATGCAGTTTCTGACTGCGACATCTCCG AGGACGATGAGTTTGATTCAATTGAAGAAGTTTCCGAGGGAAAG GAAGAACTTCAGCTCAATTTAAGACCGGAAAGGCTCAAAG GAATAAGAGGCAAAGCCAAACCTAAATTTATGTTTCATTCACAGAGGAAAGAACAATCATGCTCCGTTATTTGTGAGGATAGACTCTGCTCGGCATCCATATCCAAGGTTCATAGTTTATCTGAGACCTTTGATGCCATTACATCTAGAACTGACAAGTATCCAACAGAATGCCTCGAAGATTTGGTGGAAGAATTTGACGACCAATTTGACGTAGGACCTGCACTGAACTGTGGAAATACTGAGAGTTCAATTTCTGAGCTTTTAGATGGCCTTAAAGATAAGAATAGTTCACTGGGTGGAGTCACGAATGG GGTAGCCAACTTGGGGGGAGAATGCTCCCAATTGTTGAGAACAGGGCTCTTGTTGCATAATAGATATAGGACTGACAGTGAAGATTCCCCTATATCCGTGGATGACGAATCAGCAAGTGACCATGAG GTCAACGATCAGAAGTTGAAACTTGCTGGCCTATGCACAAAGGAGCAATCAATTACAGATAGATTTGAGGAAGCTTTAGTTGCTGCATGTATGGACGCTGAAAGGACTATCGGGGTGCCAAATCCACTAGG AATTGGCTTATTTGGAAAGCTGCAGCGAGTCATGCAGAGTGAAAAAGAACTAGAGATCAATTTCTTGAATGGGGTAGATTGCAGCACAATTCCAAATG GCTGCATTGATGTAAAGATCCTATCAAGATACTTGGATGCGAAGTTAACAGTATGCTCTTGCCTCTTTATAGACATGGAG TATGGGGAGACGAAACGGCATCTGGCGGTCGTCTCTGTAGCTTATCCTGTGTGTTGA
- the LOC103496198 gene encoding uncharacterized protein LOC103496198 isoform X2 → MQANAVSDCDISEDDEFDSIEEVSEGKEELQLNLRPERLKGIRGKAKPKFMFHSQRKEQSCSVICEDRLCSASISKVHSLSETFDAITSRTDKYPTECLEDLVEEFDDQFDVGPALNCGNTESSISELLDGLKDKNSSLGGVTNGVANLGGECSQLLRTGLLLHNRYRTDSEDSPISVDDESASDHEVNDQKLKLAGLCTKEQSITDRFEEALVAACMDAERTIGVPNPLGIGLFGKLQRVMQSEKELEINFLNGVDCSTIPNGCIDVKILSRYLDAKLTVCSCLFIDMEQYGETKRHLAVVSVAYPVC, encoded by the exons ATGCAAGCGAATGCAGTTTCTGACTGCGACATCTCCG AGGACGATGAGTTTGATTCAATTGAAGAAGTTTCCGAGGGAAAG GAAGAACTTCAGCTCAATTTAAGACCGGAAAGGCTCAAAG GAATAAGAGGCAAAGCCAAACCTAAATTTATGTTTCATTCACAGAGGAAAGAACAATCATGCTCCGTTATTTGTGAGGATAGACTCTGCTCGGCATCCATATCCAAGGTTCATAGTTTATCTGAGACCTTTGATGCCATTACATCTAGAACTGACAAGTATCCAACAGAATGCCTCGAAGATTTGGTGGAAGAATTTGACGACCAATTTGACGTAGGACCTGCACTGAACTGTGGAAATACTGAGAGTTCAATTTCTGAGCTTTTAGATGGCCTTAAAGATAAGAATAGTTCACTGGGTGGAGTCACGAATGG GGTAGCCAACTTGGGGGGAGAATGCTCCCAATTGTTGAGAACAGGGCTCTTGTTGCATAATAGATATAGGACTGACAGTGAAGATTCCCCTATATCCGTGGATGACGAATCAGCAAGTGACCATGAG GTCAACGATCAGAAGTTGAAACTTGCTGGCCTATGCACAAAGGAGCAATCAATTACAGATAGATTTGAGGAAGCTTTAGTTGCTGCATGTATGGACGCTGAAAGGACTATCGGGGTGCCAAATCCACTAGG AATTGGCTTATTTGGAAAGCTGCAGCGAGTCATGCAGAGTGAAAAAGAACTAGAGATCAATTTCTTGAATGGGGTAGATTGCAGCACAATTCCAAATG GCTGCATTGATGTAAAGATCCTATCAAGATACTTGGATGCGAAGTTAACAGTATGCTCTTGCCTCTTTATAGACATGGAG CAGTATGGGGAGACGAAACGGCATCTGGCGGTCGTCTCTGTAGCTTATCCTGTGTGTTGA
- the LOC103496198 gene encoding uncharacterized protein LOC103496198 isoform X4 gives MQANAVSDCDISEDDEFDSIEEVSEGKEELQLNLRPERLKGIRGKAKPKFMFHSQRKEQSCSVICEDRLCSASISKVHSLSETFDAITSRTDKYPTECLEDLVEEFDDQFDVGPALNCGNTESSISELLDGLKDKNSSLGGVTNGVANLGGECSQLLRTGLLLHNRYRTDSEDSPISVDDESASDHEVNDQKLKLAGLCTKEQSITDRFEEALVAACMDAERTIGVPNPLGIGLFGKLQRVMQSEKELEINFLNGVDCSTIPNGCIDVKILSRYLDAKLTVCSCLFIDMEPTCLQQC, from the exons ATGCAAGCGAATGCAGTTTCTGACTGCGACATCTCCG AGGACGATGAGTTTGATTCAATTGAAGAAGTTTCCGAGGGAAAG GAAGAACTTCAGCTCAATTTAAGACCGGAAAGGCTCAAAG GAATAAGAGGCAAAGCCAAACCTAAATTTATGTTTCATTCACAGAGGAAAGAACAATCATGCTCCGTTATTTGTGAGGATAGACTCTGCTCGGCATCCATATCCAAGGTTCATAGTTTATCTGAGACCTTTGATGCCATTACATCTAGAACTGACAAGTATCCAACAGAATGCCTCGAAGATTTGGTGGAAGAATTTGACGACCAATTTGACGTAGGACCTGCACTGAACTGTGGAAATACTGAGAGTTCAATTTCTGAGCTTTTAGATGGCCTTAAAGATAAGAATAGTTCACTGGGTGGAGTCACGAATGG GGTAGCCAACTTGGGGGGAGAATGCTCCCAATTGTTGAGAACAGGGCTCTTGTTGCATAATAGATATAGGACTGACAGTGAAGATTCCCCTATATCCGTGGATGACGAATCAGCAAGTGACCATGAG GTCAACGATCAGAAGTTGAAACTTGCTGGCCTATGCACAAAGGAGCAATCAATTACAGATAGATTTGAGGAAGCTTTAGTTGCTGCATGTATGGACGCTGAAAGGACTATCGGGGTGCCAAATCCACTAGG AATTGGCTTATTTGGAAAGCTGCAGCGAGTCATGCAGAGTGAAAAAGAACTAGAGATCAATTTCTTGAATGGGGTAGATTGCAGCACAATTCCAAATG GCTGCATTGATGTAAAGATCCTATCAAGATACTTGGATGCGAAGTTAACAGTATGCTCTTGCCTCTTTATAGACATGGAG CCCACGTGTTTGCAGCAATGTTGA
- the LOC103496199 gene encoding organic cation/carnitine transporter 7: MEMEERSFVVSSDPHQVEDGGESPRYTIDEALVSMGFGNFQILVLAYAGMGWISEAMEMMLLSFVGPAVQSAWNLSPHEESLITSVVFAGMLVGAYTWGIVSDKYGRRKGFFITATITSIAGFLSAFAPNYTSLLILRCLVGVGLGGGPVLASWFLEFIPAPERGTWMVIFSAFWTVGTILEASLAWIVMPKLGWRWLLAFSSFPSFLLLLFYQSTPESPRYLCLQGRTSDAAIILEKIAHHNRTNLPPGILVSSHSYDFEEQGTAVEDVHLLSQTQTKVETSQATTSSMVALSPLLKLLSRELLLSTLLLWVVFFGNAFSYYGLVLLTTELTGTSRCTSTDIHLKVHEDVNYRDVFISSFAEFPGLLLSAVMVDKLGRKLSMSSMFFLGAIFLFPLVFYRSDGLTTGLLFGARVCITSTFTVVYIYAPEIYPTSIRTTGVGVASSVGRIGGMTCPLVAVALVKGCHQTVAIVFFEIVFILSGICVVLFPFETKGQDLPEKV, translated from the exons ATGGAAATGGAGGAACGCTCCTTTGTTGTCTCTTCGGACCCTCACCAG GTGGAGGATGGAGGTGAAAGTCCGAGGTACACTATTGACGAAGCTCTTGTATCCATGGGTTTTGGGAATTTTCAAATTCTTGTGCTTGCTTATGCTGGAATGGGATGGATTTCAGAAGCTATGGAAATGATGTTACTCTCCTTTGTTGGACCTGCAGTTCAGTCTGCGTGGAACCTTTCTCCCCATGAAGAGTCTTTGATCACCAGTGTGGTTTTTGCAGGGATGTTAGTTGGGGCCTATACATGGGGCATAGTTTCTGATAAATATGGACGAAG GAAAGGTTTCTTCATTACAGCAACAATCACTTCTATTGCTGGATTTCTGAGTGCTTTTGCCCCAAACTATACATCTTTGTTAATTCTTCGCTGCCTAGTTGGTGTTGGGTTGGGAGGTGGCCCTGTACTTGCATCCTGGTTCTTGGAATTCATTCCTGCTCCTGAAAGAGGTACTTGGATGGTTATTTTTTCAGCATTCTGGACCGTTGGAACAATCCTCGAAGCTTCTTTGGCATGG ATTGTCATGCCAAAATTAGGATGGAGATGGCTCCTtgcattttcttcttttccttcattTCTCCTACTACTCTTCTATCAATCTACTCCAGAGTCCCCACGGTATCTCTGTTTACAAGGTCGAACAAGTGATGCAGctattattttagagaaaatagCTCATCATAATAGAACGAACCTCCCCCCTGGAATTCTTGTTTCTAGTCACTCGTATGATTTTGAGGAGCAAGGTACTGCTGTGGAAGATGTGCATTTGCTCTCACAAACACAAACTAAAGTTGAAACTTCTCAAGCAACAACCTCTAGTATGGTTGCTCTCTCACCATTATTGAAGCTTCTTTCTCGAGAACTGCTTTTGTCTACATTGCTCCTCTGGGTGGTTTTCTTTGGAAATGCATTCTCTTACTATGGCCTCGTGTTGCTGACCACTGAGTTGACTGGGACAAGTAGATGTACGTCTACCGATATACATCTAAAAGTACACGAAGATGTCAATTACCGAGATGTGTTCATCTCTAGTTTCGCAG AGTTCCCTGGTCTCCTGTTATCAGCTGTCATGGTTGACAAATTAGGCCGTAAATTATCGATGTCTTCAATGTTCTTCCTCGGCGCCATATTTCTATTTCCATTAGTATTTTATCGGAGTGATGGCTTAACAACAGGCCTTTTGTTTGGAGCTCGTGTATGTATCACATCTACATTCACAGTTGTCTATATTTATGCTCCCGAG ATATATCCGACCTCAATCCGAACGACAGGTGTCGGGGTTGCTAGTTCTGTAGGAAGAATTGGGGGCATGACATGTCCTCTTGTGGCAGTAGCTCTGGTTAAAGGATGTCATCAAACAGTGGCGATTGTTTTTTTTGAGATTGTATTTATTTTGTCAGGGATCTGTGTTGTGCTTTTCCCATTCGAAACCAAGGGACAAGATCTTCCTGAAAAAGTGTAG
- the LOC127149809 gene encoding uncharacterized protein LOC127149809: MSYRRSNFMETDDMFLQFEDDLDNNIAGGSSSVGDNTGSSSQQTTPTSRRRAQSRLLELERHVAINGRISMTIAPGAEKPISPHAVRFSQAIGVCVRKTFPVRCLKWTDVGREYIEVVKGDLQVIKCTTHLYMISFETYLTLTNLMCYVCNVQRLFVLDFNDQAMNRFVEHQMLTTFKEFRADCYRHFKKYSDPEETRANPPNALVGRDED; this comes from the exons atgtcatatcgacgatcaaattttatggagacggacgatatgttcctccagtttgaggacgatttagataataacatcgcgggagggtcttcatctgtgggcgacaatacgg ggtcttcttctcaacaaacgactccgacttctaggagacgtgcgcagtctcgactcttggagttagagcgccacgttgcaataaatgggcgcatttcgatgacgatcgcccctggtgcggagaagcctatttctccacacgccgttcgTTTCAGCCaagcgataggcgtgtgcgtgcgaaagacatttcccgtccgctgtcttaagtggacggacgttgggagagaatacattgaggtcgtcaagggcgacctccaggtaattaaatgcactacacatttatatatgatttcatttgaaacatatctaactttaaccaatctaatgtgttatgtttgtaatgtgcagcgattgtttgtgcttgatttcaatgatcaagcaatgaacaggtttgttgagcatcagatgctcacgacctttaaagagtttcgggCCGACTGttatagacatttcaaaaagtacagcgacccggaggagactcgtgccaacccaccaaacgcattggttggacgtgatgaggattga